One genomic window of Punica granatum isolate Tunisia-2019 chromosome 1, ASM765513v2, whole genome shotgun sequence includes the following:
- the LOC116211020 gene encoding homeobox-leucine zipper protein ANTHOCYANINLESS 2: MSFGGFLDSTTSSSSGGGLVGDKAISLPYNNNTGSSRKDEPSSINMPSGAISQPRLVAPSLAKSMFNSPGLSLALQTGIESHGDVTRLGDGNFEAAAAAVAGMMNRRSRDALDQEHESRSGSDNMDGTASGDDQDAADKPPRKKRYHRHTPQQIQELEALFKECPHPDEKQRLELSKRLCLETRQVKFWFQNRRTQMKTQLERHENSLLRQENDKLRGENMSLRDAMRNPICTNCGGPAIMGEISLEEQHLRIENSRLKDELDRVCALAGKFLGRPITSFGGPIPPQLPNSSLELGVGGNGFGGLGPLPDFVAGGIAGSLPVVPSARSGIPGLDRSVERSMLLELALAAMDELVKMAQTDEPLWIRSLESGREILNHDEYLRTFTPCIGMKPAGFVTEASRETGMVIINSLALVETLMDSNRWAEMFPCLIARTATTDVISSGMGGTRNGALQLMHAELQVLSPLVPVREVNFLRFCKQLAEGVWAVVDVSIDAIRETPSGPPSYLSCRRLPSGCVVQDMPSGYSKVTWVEHAEYDEAQIHELYRPLISTSLGFGAQRWVATLQRQCQCLAILMSSSVPSRDQTAITASGRKSMLKLAQRMTANFCAGVCASTVHKWNKLSAGGAGDEDVRVMTRKSVDDPGEPSGIVLSAATSVWLPVSPQRLFDFLRDEHQRSEWDILSNGGPMQEMAHIAKGQDHGNCVSLLRASAMNSNQSSMLILQETCIDASGSLVVYAPVDIPAMHVVMNGGDSAYVALLPSGFAIVPDGSAPAPGGPAAAASANGGPQRAGGSLLAVAFQILVNSLPTAKLTVESVDTVKNLISCTIQKIKVALQCEN; encoded by the exons ATGAGTTTTGGGGGATTTCTCGACAGTACTACCAGCAGCAGCTCAGGGGGAGGACTGGTGGGTGACAAAGCCATAAGCTTGCCGTACAACAACAACACCGGCAGCAGCAGAAAGGACGAGCCGTCCTCCATTAATATGCCCTCTGGTGCAATCTCACAGCCCCGCCTTGTCGCCCCTTCTCTCGCCAAGTCCATGTTCAACTCCCCCGgcctctctcttgccctc CAAACGGGGATTGAGAGCCACGGAGACGTGACCCGGTTGGGGGATGGGAACTTCGAGGCGGCGGCTGCTGCGGTGGCGGGGATGATGAACAGGCGGAGCAGGGATGCGCTGGATCAGGAGCACGAGAGCAGATCCGGCTCCGACAACATGGATGGCACCGCCTCCGGCGACGACCAGGACGCCGCCGACAAACCCCCCAGGAAGAAGCGCTACCACCGACACACTCCCCAGCAAATCCAGGAGCTCGAGGC tctgtTCAAGGAGTGTCCTCATCCCGACGAGAAGCAAAGGCTGGAGCTGAGCAAAAGGCTGTGCTTGGAGACCCGTCAGGTCAAGTTCTGGTTCCAAAACCGCCGCACGCAGATGAAG ACCCAACTCGAGCGCCATGAGAACTCACTGCTCCGGCAGGAGAACGACAAGCTGCGGGGGGAGAACATGTCCCTCCGCGATGCGATGAGGAACCCGATCTGCACCAACTGTGGTGGCCCCGCCATCATGGGGGAAATTTCCCTCGAGGAGCAGCACCTCCGGATTGAGAACTCTCGCCTCAAGGATGAGCTTGACAGGGTCTGTGCCCTAGCTGGCAAGTTCCTGGGCCGCCCCATTACCTCCTTTGGTGGTCCCATCCCTCCCCAGCTGCCCAACTCCAGCCTCGAGCTCGGGGTGGGTGGGAATGGTTTCGGCGGTCTGGGGCCCCTCCCGGACTTTGTTGCGGGTGGGATTGCTGGTAGCCTCCCTGTGGTCCCCTCCGCAAGATCTGGGATCCCGGGGCTTGACCGGTCAGTGGAGAGATCTATGCTGCTGGAGCTGGCTTTGGCTGCAATGGACGAGTTGGTTAAGATGGCGCAGACGGACGAGCCCCTTTGGATCAGAAGCTTGGAAAGCGGGAGGGAGATACTGAACCACGATGAGTATTTAAGGACATTTACACCTTGCATTGGAATGAAGCCGGCTGGGTTCGTCACTGAGGCCTCAAGAGAGACCGGGATGGTGATCATCAATAGCCTAGCCCTCGTCGAGACCCTAATGGACTCG AATCGATGGGCAGAGATGTTTCCTTGTTTGATAGCCCGGACCGCCACCACTGATGTCATCTCTAGCGGAATGGGAGGCACCCGAAACGGTGCACTTCAGCTG ATGCATGCTGAGCTTCAGGTCCTGTCACCGCTAGTTCCAGTCAGGGAAGTGAACTTTCTGCGATTCTGCAAGCAACTCGCGGAAGGAGTGTGGGCCGTGGTGGATGTGTCCATCGACGCGATCCGGGAGACCCCCTCTGGCCCGCCCTCTTACTTGAGCTGCAGGAGGCTTCCTTCAGGCTGTGTCGTGCAAGACATGCCCAGTGGGTACTCTAAG GTGACATGGGTGGAGCATGCTGAGTACGACGAGGCACAGATACATGAGCTTTACCGTCCACTGATAAGCACAAGCTTAGGGTTCGGGGCCCAGCGGTGGGTCGCCACTCTCCAGCGCCAGTGCCAGTGCCTTGCTATCCTCATGTCATCCTCTGTACCCTCCCGCGATCAAACCG CGATAACTGCGAGTGGGAGGAAGAGCATGCTGAAGCTGGCGCAGAGGATGACAGCCAACTTCTGCGCGGGGGTGTGCGCGTCGACAGTGCACAAGTGGAACAAGCTCAGTGCGGGTGGGGCAGGGGACGAGGACGTGCGGGTCATGACCCGGAAGAGTGTGGACGACCCGGGGGAGCCCTCGGGGATAGTGCTGAGCGCCGCGACCTCGGTCTGGCTGCCGGTCTCCCCGCAGAGGCTGTTCGACTTCCTGAGGGACGAGCACCAGAGGAGCGAGTGGGACATACTCTCAAACGGCGGGCCCATGCAGGAGATGGCCCACATCGCCAAGGGCCAGGACCACGGCAACTGCGTCTCCCTCCTCCGTGCCAGT GCGATGAACTCGAACCAGAGCAGCATGCTGATACTGCAGGAGACGTGCATAGACGCGTCGGGGTCGCTTGTGGTGTACGCGCCCGTCGACATACCGGCCATGCACGTGGTCATGAACGGCGGTGACTCCGCCTACGTGGCCCTTCTCCCCTCCGGCTTTGCCATTGTCCCGGACGGCTCCGCCCCTGCCCCCGGAGGGCCTGCTGCGGCAGCCTCAGCCAATGGGGGACCACAGAGAGCTGGCGGGTCCCTCCTGGCGGTGGCGTTCCAGATCCTCGTGAACAGCCTCCCGACGGCGAAGCTGACAGTGGAGTCGGTGGACACGGTCAAGAACCTGATCTCTTGCACCATCCAGAAGATCAAGGTGGCGCTGCAGTGCGAGAACTGA